A region from the Gammaproteobacteria bacterium genome encodes:
- a CDS encoding 2OG-Fe(II) oxygenase: NPDLYYFVNLETYSIDRLGSEAGQDLLNRAHRMMKEDTLVEFPDFLRPRAVGALTEELTALDSSAHRIDYMSTPYGWMDNSGFAPDHPRSALFRRNCGTITTELFSEHSLSQRLFRVDELTEFVRRMLGYETLYRSACPVLSIQVNTMLGGDRFGWHFDTNDGVVSFMIQNADTGGAFEYVPLIRDEDDENYDVMSNVFDGSHEPRRPAISVGTLSLFLGRRSIHRVAPVGATKRSRLSLLFSYDRAPGMVFPAKTCQRITSPSDEPYLGALTKQE, translated from the coding sequence AATCCTGACCTTTATTATTTCGTGAATCTCGAGACCTATTCAATTGATCGGTTAGGTAGCGAAGCAGGTCAGGATCTACTCAACCGGGCGCATCGGATGATGAAAGAGGACACACTCGTTGAGTTTCCAGATTTTCTTCGACCCCGAGCGGTTGGGGCGCTGACAGAAGAACTGACTGCGTTGGACTCGAGTGCTCATCGGATCGACTACATGAGCACACCTTATGGTTGGATGGACAATTCAGGATTCGCGCCTGACCATCCGCGCTCCGCGCTTTTCCGACGCAACTGCGGCACCATCACAACCGAGTTGTTTTCTGAGCACTCCTTGTCGCAAAGACTCTTCCGGGTCGATGAACTGACCGAGTTTGTTCGTCGTATGTTGGGCTATGAAACGCTGTATCGTTCAGCCTGCCCGGTATTGTCTATTCAAGTGAATACCATGCTTGGAGGTGACCGATTCGGCTGGCATTTTGATACAAACGACGGTGTCGTGTCGTTCATGATTCAAAATGCAGACACCGGCGGTGCCTTTGAGTACGTTCCACTCATTCGTGACGAGGATGATGAGAACTACGACGTGATGTCCAATGTGTTCGACGGATCACATGAGCCACGTCGCCCAGCTATAAGTGTGGGGACGCTGTCGTTGTTTCTAGGGCGGCGTTCTATACACCGAGTGGCACCGGTTGGCGCGACCAAGCGGTCCCGACTTAGCTTACTCTTCAGTTATGACCGCGCACCGGGAATGGTGTTTCCTGCCAAGACTTGTCAACGCATCACTAGTCCGTCTGACGAACCTTATTTGGGGGCACTAACGAAGCAGGAGTAG